One segment of Niveibacterium microcysteis DNA contains the following:
- a CDS encoding NADP-dependent oxidoreductase encodes MNTTHLAAVIHRYGDADVISLEQRPMPQPGPDDVLVRIHAASVNPVDWKIRKGYLKDMLPHQLPLTLGWDFAGEIVAVGTQVTGWQIGDAVFARPDIVRDGSYAEYIAVRASEIARKPASLNWQEAAAVPLVALTAWQSLFDMAQLQAGERVLIHAGAGGVGNFAIQLAKVRGAHVITTTSTANVELVKSLGADEVIDYTKQDFSTLRDLDVVFDTLGGDIQLKSLATLRRGGRIVTIASPVDAALAAQHGVTPFFCFVQPNGPQLAEIGQLADAGKLRVVIDSVFPLSEIRAAHARSETGRARGKIVIQVS; translated from the coding sequence ATGAACACCACCCATCTTGCCGCCGTCATCCACCGCTACGGTGACGCCGACGTGATCTCGCTCGAACAACGCCCGATGCCGCAGCCGGGGCCGGACGATGTGCTGGTCCGCATCCACGCCGCGAGCGTGAACCCGGTGGACTGGAAGATCCGCAAGGGCTACCTCAAGGACATGCTGCCGCATCAACTGCCGCTCACGCTGGGTTGGGACTTCGCCGGCGAGATTGTTGCCGTGGGTACGCAAGTCACCGGCTGGCAGATCGGCGACGCGGTGTTCGCCCGCCCCGATATCGTGCGTGACGGCAGCTATGCCGAATACATCGCGGTGCGCGCATCGGAGATCGCCCGCAAGCCGGCCTCGCTCAACTGGCAGGAAGCCGCCGCGGTACCGCTGGTTGCGCTCACCGCATGGCAATCCTTGTTCGACATGGCGCAACTGCAAGCCGGCGAACGCGTGCTGATCCATGCGGGCGCCGGCGGCGTGGGCAACTTCGCAATCCAGCTTGCCAAGGTTCGCGGCGCGCATGTGATTACCACCACCTCCACCGCAAACGTCGAGCTGGTGAAGTCGCTCGGCGCCGACGAGGTGATCGACTACACCAAGCAGGATTTCAGCACCCTGCGCGATCTCGACGTGGTCTTCGACACCCTCGGCGGCGATATCCAGCTGAAGTCGCTCGCGACGCTGCGCCGCGGCGGCCGCATCGTCACCATCGCAAGCCCGGTGGATGCCGCGCTGGCTGCGCAGCACGGCGTTACCCCGTTCTTCTGCTTCGTGCAGCCCAACGGCCCGCAACTGGCGGAGATCGGCCAGCTCGCCGATGCTGGCAAGCTGCGCGTGGTGATCGACAGCGTGTTCCCGCTCAGCGAGATCCGCGCCGCGCATGCCCGCAGCGAAACCGGCCGTGCCCGCGGCAAGATCGTGATTCAGGTGAGCTGA
- a CDS encoding multiheme c-type cytochrome, with translation MKMTPRRIALAGLILGLCTFFSLGAQAADAKVKKSATDIAIGKECVSCHADDNPGLVGEWKKSSHAKHNVDCYDCHKAAEGTPGAYKHREYKGKPNFITTVVSPKVCATCHEKEVEQQQPSHHALGGQILASLDNIMGEVIGGPAAVTAGCLQCHGSKIALDANNRPTAQTWPNTGIGRINPDGSLGSCSACHSRHRFSAAQAREPDTCGKCHLGPDHPQKEIYEESKHGIAFSAHKEEMNLKSKKWVVGKDYTAAPTCATCHMSATERQEVTHDVGERISWTLRPAVSVKLNMVRTDDKKAYDLPASIALPKVGDTYKGAKVVEVITWEKRRKNMQDVCVACHTKRQIEGHYKQFDDVVDLYNDKFAKPIAAMMGELTAKGYVTAAPFDEKIEWTWWEIWHHEGRRARHGAAMMGPDYTWWNGIYQVAQRTYFEWIPQMREAVRKKDGNEAFADALLQKYFKPIEGHDWYFNGISKDAIEKVRQGYEDRYGKGALK, from the coding sequence ATGAAAATGACCCCTCGTCGGATCGCCCTCGCGGGCTTGATCCTTGGCCTCTGCACCTTTTTCTCGCTCGGCGCGCAGGCGGCCGACGCAAAGGTGAAGAAATCGGCCACGGACATCGCCATCGGTAAGGAATGCGTGTCCTGCCACGCAGACGACAACCCCGGCCTCGTCGGTGAATGGAAGAAGAGTTCCCACGCGAAGCACAACGTCGACTGCTACGACTGCCACAAGGCGGCCGAAGGCACGCCCGGCGCCTACAAGCACCGCGAATACAAGGGCAAGCCGAACTTCATCACCACCGTGGTGAGCCCGAAGGTCTGCGCGACCTGCCACGAAAAGGAAGTCGAACAACAGCAACCCTCGCACCATGCGCTGGGCGGCCAGATCCTGGCGTCGCTGGACAACATCATGGGTGAAGTGATCGGCGGCCCGGCCGCGGTTACCGCCGGCTGCCTGCAGTGCCACGGCAGCAAGATCGCGCTGGATGCGAACAATCGCCCGACGGCGCAGACCTGGCCGAACACCGGTATTGGCCGCATCAACCCCGATGGTTCGCTCGGCTCGTGCTCGGCCTGCCACAGCCGTCACCGCTTCTCGGCCGCGCAGGCGCGCGAGCCGGATACCTGCGGCAAGTGCCACCTCGGCCCCGATCATCCGCAGAAGGAGATCTACGAGGAATCCAAGCACGGCATCGCCTTCTCGGCACACAAGGAGGAGATGAATCTCAAGTCGAAGAAGTGGGTGGTCGGCAAGGACTACACCGCTGCACCGACCTGCGCGACCTGCCACATGAGCGCGACCGAGCGTCAGGAAGTCACGCACGATGTGGGCGAACGCATCTCCTGGACGCTGCGCCCGGCCGTGTCGGTCAAGCTCAACATGGTCCGCACCGACGACAAGAAGGCCTACGACCTGCCGGCGAGCATCGCGCTGCCGAAGGTGGGCGACACCTACAAGGGTGCCAAGGTCGTCGAAGTGATCACCTGGGAGAAGCGCCGCAAGAACATGCAGGACGTCTGTGTTGCGTGCCACACCAAGCGCCAGATCGAGGGCCACTACAAGCAGTTCGACGACGTGGTGGATCTCTACAACGACAAGTTCGCCAAGCCGATCGCCGCGATGATGGGCGAGCTGACCGCGAAGGGTTATGTCACGGCTGCGCCGTTCGACGAGAAGATCGAGTGGACCTGGTGGGAAATCTGGCACCACGAAGGTCGTCGTGCCCGCCATGGCGCCGCAATGATGGGCCCGGACTACACCTGGTGGAACGGCATCTATCAGGTCGCCCAGCGTACCTACTTCGAGTGGATTCCGCAGATGCGCGAGGCGGTCCGCAAGAAGGACGGCAACGAAGCCTTCGCCGATGCGCTGCTGCAGAAGTACTTCAAGCCGATCGAGGGCCACGACTGGTACTTCAACGGCATCAGCAAGGACGCCATCGAGAAGGTGCGTCAGGGCTATGAAGACCGCTACGGCAAGGGGGCGCTGAAGTGA
- a CDS encoding tetratricopeptide repeat protein, translated as MLRSILAALLVATASIAAVAAEPAPTSAATLIARADKYWTEGKLDKAGESFAAAVAAEPKSSTALLRLAGFQLSQQDISKSVATYRQVITLEPKNSKAWIGMGLAYLHSGDTELARAALDEAIRVDPARKESLKPLLAKLDERSH; from the coding sequence ATGCTGCGCAGCATCCTCGCGGCGCTGCTCGTCGCCACCGCCAGCATAGCGGCGGTGGCGGCGGAGCCCGCGCCCACTTCGGCGGCAACGCTGATCGCGCGCGCCGACAAGTACTGGACGGAAGGCAAGCTCGACAAGGCGGGTGAGAGCTTCGCCGCCGCCGTCGCGGCCGAGCCGAAGTCCAGCACCGCGCTGCTGCGCCTTGCCGGCTTCCAGCTCTCGCAGCAGGACATCAGCAAGAGCGTCGCCACCTATCGCCAGGTGATCACGCTTGAGCCGAAGAACAGCAAAGCCTGGATCGGCATGGGGCTGGCCTACCTCCACAGCGGCGACACCGAACTCGCCCGTGCCGCGCTGGACGAGGCGATTCGCGTCGATCCGGCGCGCAAGGAAAGCCTCAAGCCACTGCTGGCGAAGCTCGACGAGCGCAGCCACTGA